The Cyanobacteria bacterium GSL.Bin1 genome segment AAGCGGTTATTGTCACCCATTCCGAAACCTCCACTGGGGTTCTCAACGATTTAGAAACGATTAACCGCCATGTCAAAAATCATGGGGAAGCGTTAATTATCGTTGATGCGGTAACGAGTTTGGGTGCCGTCAGTCTTCCCATTGATGAGTGGGGCTTAGATGTGGTGGCTTCCGGTTCCCAAAAAGGCTACATGATTCCTCCCGGTTTAGGTTTTATTGCGGTCAGTGAGAAAGCCTGGAAAGCGTATGAAACCGCTAAACTACCTAAGTTCTATCTTGATCTAGGAGCTTATCGTAAATCAACTGCTAAAAATAGCACCCCTTACACCCCACCGATTAATCTCATGTTTGGCTTACAAGTTGCCTTAGAGATGATGCGCCAAGAAGGGTTAGAAAATATTTTTGCCCGTCACGAACGCAACACCCTAGCCACCCGGGAAGCAATTCAAGCACTTGGTTTAGCCTTACTAGCTCCCAATAATGCAGCGAGCCGTGCTGTGACCGCTGTTGCACCCACAACGGTAGAAGCGGAAAAAGTGCGTTCGGTCATGAAAAAACAATTTAATATTGCCCTTGCTGGCGGACAAAATGAACTCAAAGGACGCATTTTCCGAATTGGTCACTTGGGATTTGTCAGTGAACGAGATGTCTTAACGGTGATTGGGTCTCTTGAAGCAGCACTCCGAGAGTTAGGACATGAAACGATGAATGCGGGTGCTGGCGTTGCCGCAGCAACCCGAATTTTTGCTGAGTCTTAGTCATTAATCACACTGCAATCAAAAAT includes the following:
- a CDS encoding aminotransferase class V-fold PLP-dependent enzyme, yielding MENKDLLMIPGPTPVPEKVLLAQAKHPIGHRSPEFSEIIGEINENLKWLHQTQQDVLTLTVSGTGAMEAGIINFLSPGDRVIVACNGKFGERWADMSEAFGLQTERITAEWGDALDPEVIRETLEADTNKEIKAVIVTHSETSTGVLNDLETINRHVKNHGEALIIVDAVTSLGAVSLPIDEWGLDVVASGSQKGYMIPPGLGFIAVSEKAWKAYETAKLPKFYLDLGAYRKSTAKNSTPYTPPINLMFGLQVALEMMRQEGLENIFARHERNTLATREAIQALGLALLAPNNAASRAVTAVAPTTVEAEKVRSVMKKQFNIALAGGQNELKGRIFRIGHLGFVSERDVLTVIGSLEAALRELGHETMNAGAGVAAATRIFAES